TGACATCTTTTCCTAACTCAACTTACAGAGCCCTCAGAGAATGTATACCTCACccggtatatatatgtaaacaaacaaacagaaaacgaACGTTCATTTCCATCCCCAAAATCAACTCGGCTTTCCACCATCCCAAAGTCAATTTCAATGTTTACGTCATGCAAACATTCGAGATGTCTCATGAGCAGAATGACGAacatacaagtaaaaactgctaATCCCACCTAGTAATTCCCATGACGCAGGTAATGTGTTAAATAGCACATAAGCCTCTCCTTATCACAGGGCAATATACCCTAGTAAAAATGCCTTAGCTTCcccaataaaatcataaaaaaaagtagtaCTAGTTATCAGCAGACACGCTTTGTGTCTGTGCGCCACAGGGGAAATAACTCATGCAAATCCGAGTTGTTGTTTCTCGTCTATATAAAGAGAACCAGTACCAGATTCTCTCAGTTGGGGTGCTGAAAAGTTCTAGGACCTTTCATCAAGATGGCTCAACTGCTCTCGtcattcttcttcctcctacTGGGAGTTGCCCTGGGGCAAGAAGCTGTAAGTGTCCTTCGATGCcttcttttgtttgctttttttttttttagaataattaaCTTCGGCTCTATTTTTACAGATTTTCACCtgagtatgttaaaaaaaatgcagttaGCAGAATTTCTCCAGTAATACTAAAATATTGCGTGGTATTATGTCTCGTATAATATCCCTTATGTTTCTCTGGGGGTCgattttcgtatttttataatatcTAGATGTTCCGTGGGAATGTTTACCCATTCGGTTATTTTACGCATTTCCTTATACTATAATTCACATACAACACCATTTTGCAAAATCGTATTGGCTGTGAATCTATTCATTACACAATGTGGTGCAGTCTTCTCTTATAATTACGCCATCATTAATTCTCCTGTTATTAGGAACGAtgtaaaatgataattaaaaagtTAGACGACCATAGACCGAGCAACGCCAACTATCGAATGTTTAGGCCAAGGCTAATTAGTGCATACAAGAGGATCTTTCCCaagtacttttaaaatatttacagtcttttgtttatgttttgactgTCATCCCCAACGGAGATACTTACGGGGTTAAAACCCcctggggtggggaggggaggggcagcAATATTTCGGAACGATCCGCTAAAGGgaataaacaaaaagaagaagaaaagttctGGTTCCTAAGCGATCACCCCACGAACACAGTTGTGGGCACACTACACTATTCTCATGTTTACAAATTTACTCGTCTtgagttttactttacttgatagttcttgaaaatgtatatttttagtcttttccGCTACCCTTTTCAGCCACAATAGCCCCGAAAAAATGAGAGATGTTGCTAAATAGATATGGCAACGTATTTCAACTTGATTTTTAACCCAATCCcctttcatttcaactgagtTCCTAAGCGCTAACTCTACCAATATAGTTGTGGGCACACTACGCTATTTATGTAAAGTGCAAAACTTTATAAcgttgtttactttactcgtttttaagtttaattttactttaaggtacttcaaaatgtttattgtaATTCACGTCTATTATGGTTCCTGGTTCCTGATTCCTAGGCGCTCACTCTacacacagttgcgggcacactacactttatgaggtgcaaagcttaattccctaattgtttactttactcattatttagtttgacttgatgttacttcaaaatgtttatttttattcatgtctattatccccttttttgtaaccaaattaacTCAGAAAACAGATATTTCTCAATGAGATACAGTCCAATACTCATTCTTCTTCTTGGCAGTGCGTCCAGGAAACGAACTGCGTGCGAGCTGACGGGTGCGTCTGCGCCTCGACCGAGGCGCCCATCGCGCCCTTGCCCACCGAATTCGCGCCCCAGTTCGTCGTCGTCTCCTTCAACGACGCCGTCACCGTCAGCAACTATGACTTCTACCATGACATCGTCACGACCTACAGGAACCCCAACGGGTGTCGCATGACCATGACGATGTTCGTCAACCACCTCAACAACGACTACACTCTGGCCAACGAACTCTGGCGCCTCGGTAGCGAGATCGGGGTCCGCTCTGTCACGTTAGTTTCTACGAGTGGATTCCAGTCTCGTTTCATGATGATTTTCGGGGGACAATTTAACGGGTTTTTAATGCGTCAATAGAGATGATAATTGCTTCAAAGAAATGCGCTCAATTTTCACTTTGTGACATTTATTTCACGCTGGCTATTTAATAACACAAATCCTGCATGCATAACAGGCAATCAGGTTAACGCCTCAAGTAAAATATACTGTTTTTTTATGGTCAATTTTAGACGTTCAATTACAATTCTTTCTATACAAACACAATGGCTTTTCCTGCATCAATAGGCCTAACATCTGCTTCCAAATAGACGATGGTAGAGGCTTGAATCCTCTGGTTTAAATATTCAGTTTGGGACACAGATCTATTTCAGGGATATTTTACGTACACGTATTACGTAATCGGCTTAAAACATCTCGAAggcaacgtataatatatattttttagtcaaTTTAAGTCGTTTAACTGAAAGAGTGCATTGGCTTCTAACGGCTTATAGGCCTAACATTCGCTTTAGAAAGGAATTGGTAGCGGCAAAAATGTAGCTGTATGTTCTTCATTTCAGAGTGaacttcaacacacacacacacacacacacacacacacacacacacacacacacacaccattagaTAACAGATTAAACCATCTCAGACACAAATTTTAATCTACTTTATTTTTCAGAGCCTCCCAAGTGGAGTACTGGAGATCGGCCAACTACAGCGTCTGGCACAACGAAATCGGAGACACCAAGAAGATGATCTCCAAATACGGAAGAATTCCAGAGGCCGAGATcatcgtaagttttttttttttttttttttttaaatattacaatGACCTAATATCGATaatcttcatgtttttttttttctctcctattaTAAGGATAACTGAACAACTGTCCTCTGCATCATTCAATGCATGACTGTACCTAGACCTATGCACGTCTCCTAACTGATCTGTTACCTAAccctttaaatattttaaattatccAAACAATAGCCCAAAAAATGACAGACTATACACTTCTTTCAACCATCATACGAATATATTACCCGCCATAAGCAATATCATCTTCATCTATTTGTTTATTCGCGGGAAATCTATTCAGAATTAGGTATGACCTAGACCTACACAGTGTCTCTGAAGCCATGTCATCTGTTTTTTAGCATTGTTTTATgcctgaaaaaaaatgttaataattatatttacattactGTTTTTCCATTTGTTTACATTGCGCGCTTATCCGCAGGGGACTCGGGCCCCCCACATGCAAATCGGAGGGGACGAGATGTACCAGGCGCTGACGGAGGCCGGTTTCGAATATGATTCCTCCTGGACAGCCCTCGCTTACACGAACTGGTGAGTCCGGACTATACTCAGTAGCCTATATGAATGCCTATAACCTTCAGTTTCCTTGTTttagaaatggaaatattatgATGGTGTCTTTCCTTATTTCAAAAAAGGGTTTGGCTAAGACTAAGACTAATTTAAAAAAGGGTTTGGTTAGGCAATATATACTGCTATATATTTCGCGTAATCAAAATTTTCCGTTCTGCTGGACTCAATTCAAAATGTTCCTTTCGCTAATATTTtggggttttaattttttttttttatttctcaatattttttattactaatgattttctattttttttacgtaGGTATGGCAACCCACCAAAAGGCGCTCTCTATCCGTACACCCTGGATTTCAAATCTCCTCAGGTTGGGAAAATGCTAATTCTTTGAATTATTTTGTGAGTGAAAACAAATCGAttacatttattctctctctctctctctctctctctctctctctctctctctctctcctctctctctctctctcaattgtgaCTCTTTCTATTCCTTTTAGATCCCAGAAGACTGCCCCGTTGGAAGATGCCCAGAGAACCTCTACAAAGGCCTCTTCGTAACACCAGTTCTCGATCTCGAGTCCTTCTCAGGATACCCTTGCAACATGATCGACGCCTGCCAAAGGTGAGTGGGGTGGAGTTGGGGGAGGAGGATATGGTTGTGACGCCCTTGAGGTGGGAGAAGAGAGGTTGGAATGAGTGAgggaatgaagagaaaaatacGATTGTATTTTGTATCTTCAAGATCGAGGAACTAAAAATGTTGTCAAATCGACCATTTTCTTTTCGACGAATCATTTCAAAGAGAAAAGCTTTCCTCTCTCTTCCGATTTGTCGACAGGTTCTGTTCTATGCCTGAAAtgagatattaaaagaaatcCCATACGAATGTTTAAATTAGTTTACCAACGAATCTTGTCTCGCGTCACCACCATAGAAAACGAATAGGTATCAAGTTAAGCCTAACTATACTAATTTTGTTTACATTgtcctttttaaactttttttttattctgatgttATTAACATTACAATTACTAATATAACTCCTACACAATTCACGTTTATTTAATCTTATTCCATTATTATAGTTTATTCTGTCTACCTCTCTTCCAAAAAAAAGCCAATACAACGAGACTGACTGCCCAGAGCAGGCTTGCGAAGACAACGTGTTCGAATTCCTGAAGACAAACTTCGAACACAACTACAACGGAAACAGGGCGCCCTTCGGACTCCACACGGCCCCGTCTTGGTTCGAGAAGGACAAGATCAACAACTCCACCGCCCACACCAGAGGATACaagaggtagagggagggagggagggcgagATTTCTCTAGGTTGATTTTGGGGTTAGCCTGGaactctttagttttttttctttttttctaagaaaTGGCTACTTTCCGATGGTCCTGTTGTAATGATATCCCCTTTGGCGGGGAGTACAAATATTTGTATGGTTAAATACGATGAAAATGAGACCAATAAATGCTTTGTAATAACAAATTTACATAGCCTAATCTAATACGATTCTGCGTTCTAATTAATTCATGATTTataacctttgtgtgtgtgtgtgtgtatatattatatatatatataatatataatatatatatatatatagataatatatatatatatcatatctatataaaataacagTTCACCCAGATTTCTAACACCCAAACGTCTCTCAGGTTCCTGGAATACGCAGCCTCGCTGGAAGAGGTCTGGATCGTGTCGCACAACAGGGTACTGGAATACATGAAGAACCCGGTGCCCTACATGGACGTCGGGTCGCTGGACGCCTTCAAATGCCCCTCGATCGACCCCGACTCAAACTGCCCCGACCCTCTCAGGTGCGACTACAAAGACACTCAGGGCTTCGACTCCATCTCCATGACGATCTGCACCAGGCCGTGTCCGGAACACTACCCTTGGCTTGGCAATGTTGACGGGAAGTAGGCActttctgtcttcttcttcttcttcttctgtcgatGATGTTGACGACACCTGGGCTTTCGTGGAACTGAGAGATATGAGCACAGACATCTTTTCTAATGCCAGCTGCAAACTTCTACCTGTGGCAAATTCCAACTGAAATCAGATTGAGTTACATACAGTGATCTATACTAATTCCTGCCTCAATCAATTCCACCTGTGGCAAATTCCAGCTGATATATTCCACTTACACCACATTCCAACTAAATCCATACTGAGAGATTGACATATTCCTGCCTCAGTTTTCCACCAGTGGCAAATTCCAGCTGATATATTCCTGTTACATCACATTCCAACTAGATTCAGTTTGGGATATTTACAAACTCCTGCCTCAGTCTTCAACCAGTGGCAAATTCCAGCTGATATATTCCTGTCATAACATATTCCAACTAGAATCAGTTTGAGGTATTTACATATTTCTACCTCAAGTCTTCCACCAGTGGCAAATTCCAGCTGATACATTCCTGTTACATCACATTCCAACTAGTTTCAGTTTGAGATATTTACAAATTCCTGCCTTAGTCTTCAACCAGTGGCAAAATCCAGCTGATATATTCCTTTTATATCATATACCAACTAAAACCATACTGAGAGACTTACAAATTCCTAATTCCTGCCTTAGTCCCAACCGGTGGCAAATTCCAGCTGAATGGATTCCAGCTACATCACATTTCAACTGGAGCCAGATTCCAGCTACCATAAAAGTATCTTGTTCAAACCATCTGAAGACTGTTTTCATCATAAATGTCAACAGCTCGTAGTTAAAAGCAAATAGCAGAGCTTGGTAATGGCCACAAGGAGCAGACATGATCTTGAAATGTACTTTGTATCAACGTATCAAACCAAGAATTACTATAGACTTCGAGAACAGATCATGTCAACTTTTAACTTCGAATAAACATTTCCAGCTGATAATGACGCGATGTTTTCATTCAATCCATCGTAAATATAATGTTACTCCTCATTCTATGTACATGATTCGGTTGAGCAGAACTCATTTATACATTGAAGAAATCAATTCCGATTCCACGTGTTGCTTTTGGTTACAGAGTcgagatatgaaatatataaaaagttacagCTACGTGTTTAAAATGTCCCAGGAACTCGGATATTGTAACTGAAACGTGATCTAGAGCTTTGTTCGTAATATGGTGTTGGTCTTACTAAGATGGCTGTGCTAGAAGCTCaatgtttatgtatacacacacacacatttatatatatatatatatatatatatatatatatatatatatatatatatatctactgtataaattatacatacatacagggggtttcgaaattagagccccccccccccccccccccccccctctaaagCATAAACTATGGAGAATTCTCGCCTCTAtttctgaagtctctctctctctctctgcgtactgtcggccaaaaaactcgtggcagattttcataatttttcgttcacttgcctgatgcacgattcatgccttatttatcgatttttcttttcaaagatgaaagaaatcatatgtaatgacgttaaaaacagtcactgatatctttagaacattatgttatgttatgttattgtgtaaaactattttccatatagcaaaattgacgtgaacgaaacaaagtgataaaaaacgtcatatcacaaccatagatatacattaacaaatagataggagacacctatcactatagTATCGTATAAACatattccttaaattatcatttcaatattaagttgaaggtagttgaactattccatttgttaattttacagaaaacattggaatctcacaaaatgctattaaatttaaaaacaaaaagaaaaaataacgatatcctaacagtgtgaaccaggcgacctcactctattgcttttgatgttatgtgcacgggaatctaatgtcaatgtgtcatttatcggtctaagaaacatccctcgatgagcgagagacaattattgcactgcattcggtgcaagttcccttggagagatatcaagaaagcttaataaaccggagagaatcatacatagatgaatcaaattgttt
This region of Macrobrachium nipponense isolate FS-2020 chromosome 25, ASM1510439v2, whole genome shotgun sequence genomic DNA includes:
- the LOC135199510 gene encoding chitin deacetylase 8-like, encoding MAQLLSSFFFLLLGVALGQEACVQETNCVRADGCVCASTEAPIAPLPTEFAPQFVVVSFNDAVTVSNYDFYHDIVTTYRNPNGCRMTMTMFVNHLNNDYTLANELWRLGSEIGVRSVTASQVEYWRSANYSVWHNEIGDTKKMISKYGRIPEAEIIGTRAPHMQIGGDEMYQALTEAGFEYDSSWTALAYTNWYGNPPKGALYPYTLDFKSPQIPEDCPVGRCPENLYKGLFVTPVLDLESFSGYPCNMIDACQSQYNETDCPEQACEDNVFEFLKTNFEHNYNGNRAPFGLHTAPSWFEKDKINNSTAHTRGYKRFLEYAASLEEVWIVSHNRVLEYMKNPVPYMDVGSLDAFKCPSIDPDSNCPDPLRCDYKDTQGFDSISMTICTRPCPEHYPWLGNVDGK